The following coding sequences are from one Desulfuromonas sp. TF window:
- a CDS encoding metalloregulator ArsR/SmtB family transcription factor, which produces MLEIIKALADPSRLRLVAVLTRGEFTVQDLTAILGMGQSRISRHLKILTDAGILAVQRQGTWAYYRLAGENLFFTAIRPALEERLSELPERPADLEGIGRVMEARRKRSQEFFDRHARQWDSLAREVLSTADYLDRLLESVPSCATILEVGLGTGGLLAKLRERAEWVIGVDHSPAMIEEAWRRVAAEGLSGVDLRLGEMSHLPLPDGECDMALLNMVLHHAARPLEVLNELNRVLSSRGSLLIADLVAHRSDWVRESLADQWLGFEADELSSWLAAAGFAVQEHSVVEEEGEALGVFILRARKIA; this is translated from the coding sequence ATGTTGGAAATCATCAAAGCCCTCGCCGATCCCAGTCGCCTGCGTCTGGTGGCGGTCCTCACGCGCGGTGAATTTACCGTGCAGGATCTGACGGCGATTCTCGGCATGGGACAGTCGCGGATATCGCGGCATCTCAAAATCCTGACCGATGCCGGAATCCTTGCCGTCCAGAGGCAGGGGACCTGGGCCTACTACCGCCTGGCGGGAGAGAATCTTTTCTTCACCGCCATCCGACCGGCACTGGAAGAGCGCCTGTCCGAACTACCAGAGCGCCCGGCCGATCTCGAAGGGATTGGGCGGGTCATGGAGGCGCGCAGAAAGCGCAGCCAGGAGTTCTTCGATCGCCACGCCCGGCAATGGGATTCCCTGGCCCGCGAGGTGCTGTCGACGGCCGACTACCTCGACCGTCTGCTCGAGTCCGTCCCCTCCTGCGCGACCATCCTCGAGGTCGGGCTGGGAACCGGGGGGCTGCTCGCAAAGCTGCGCGAGCGGGCGGAGTGGGTCATCGGAGTGGACCACTCCCCGGCCATGATCGAGGAGGCGTGGAGGCGCGTGGCCGCGGAGGGGCTGTCCGGAGTGGATCTGCGGCTCGGGGAGATGTCGCACCTCCCCCTTCCGGATGGTGAATGCGACATGGCCCTCCTCAACATGGTGCTGCACCATGCGGCGCGCCCCCTGGAGGTCCTCAACGAGTTGAACCGTGTGCTTTCCAGCCGCGGATCCCTGCTGATCGCCGATCTCGTGGCGCACCGGAGCGACTGGGTGCGGGAGAGCCTGGCCGACCAGTGGCTGGGGTTCGAGGCCGATGAACTTTCGAGCTGGCTCGCCGCCGCGGGATTTGCCGTGCAGGAGCACTCGGTGGTGGAAGAAGAAGGCGAGGCGCTGGGGGTTTTCATCCTTCGGGCACGAAAGATCGCCTGA
- the lptG gene encoding LPS export ABC transporter permease LptG, translating into MNILNRYITTAFARIFFISLSAFTGIYLLVDFFEKVDNFMEHQARASQYLQYFIIKIPLIVSQVIPLAVLMGVFMTLGGLSRTNELTAMRSGGISLWRVTMPLLLVSLMASASVLTANEYLIPLCATKSNHIYEVEVKGKPPLALKRDHLWLREGDKILNISLALPEQQALQGITIFQMGEAFSLFERTDAPRATFSEGKWFLKNPVVRRFDPESAELSDIERMQEKPIEMEKTPTDFRAPEQSNDEMGFRELQSLSLKLQAEGYDATRHRVDMHARLASPFACLIMAFIGIPFALKKGRGANLSVGVAISVGIGIAYHILHAILLAFGYSDVLPPLVAAWSANLLFGLLGVWLLLSARE; encoded by the coding sequence GTGAATATCCTCAACCGCTATATCACGACCGCCTTCGCCCGGATTTTCTTCATTTCCCTGTCCGCCTTCACGGGAATTTATCTTCTGGTCGACTTTTTTGAAAAGGTCGACAATTTCATGGAGCACCAGGCCCGGGCTTCCCAGTACCTTCAGTATTTCATCATAAAAATTCCCCTGATCGTCTCCCAGGTCATTCCTCTGGCGGTGCTCATGGGAGTCTTCATGACCCTGGGGGGCCTCTCCCGCACCAACGAACTCACGGCCATGCGAAGCGGCGGCATCAGTCTCTGGCGCGTCACCATGCCTCTGCTGCTGGTCTCATTGATGGCATCGGCGAGCGTTCTGACAGCCAACGAGTATCTCATCCCGCTGTGTGCGACAAAATCCAACCATATCTATGAAGTCGAGGTCAAAGGCAAACCGCCCCTTGCCCTCAAAAGAGACCACCTGTGGCTCCGTGAAGGGGATAAAATTCTGAATATCAGCCTTGCTCTTCCTGAGCAGCAGGCCCTTCAGGGAATCACCATTTTTCAGATGGGCGAGGCATTCTCACTTTTTGAACGGACTGATGCTCCCCGAGCGACCTTTTCCGAGGGAAAGTGGTTTCTTAAAAATCCTGTCGTGCGTCGCTTCGATCCCGAATCAGCCGAGCTTTCCGACATCGAGCGGATGCAGGAAAAACCCATCGAAATGGAGAAGACCCCCACCGACTTCCGGGCGCCGGAACAGAGCAACGATGAAATGGGCTTTCGTGAACTGCAGAGCCTCTCCCTCAAACTGCAGGCCGAAGGGTATGATGCCACCCGTCACCGGGTGGATATGCATGCCCGTCTGGCCTCCCCTTTCGCCTGTCTGATCATGGCATTCATAGGGATACCCTTCGCCCTGAAGAAGGGACGCGGCGCCAACCTCTCCGTGGGAGTCGCCATCAGCGTCGGCATCGGCATCGCCTACCACATCCTGCATGCGATCCTCCTGGCCTTCGGCTACTCCGACGTTCTTCCCCCCCTTGTGGCGGCCTGGTCCGCCAACCTTCTGTTCGGCCTTCTGGGCGTCTGGCTGCTCCTCTCCGCCAGAGAGTAA
- the tsf gene encoding translation elongation factor Ts, whose protein sequence is MANITAKMVADLRAQTGAGMMDCKKALAETGGNLEEAVDYLRKKGLSAAAKKSGRVAAEGMIAAAGEGNRGVIVEVNAETDFVAKNDKFQQFAAGVAQAILDSDAADVEALKEAPFPGTGRNVAEELTHQIATIGENMNIRRFARFEIPSGVVASYIHAGGKIGVLVEFETSKADDERVSSLARQLAMHVAAANPQYLQREEVPAEVVDREKDIMRVKARESGKPDNIIDKIIDGQVNKFFGEICLLEQAFVIDPDQRVGKVVDALGKEVAGEVKLTRYARFQLGEGLEKKEDDFAAEVASLTK, encoded by the coding sequence GTGGCGAACATTACCGCAAAGATGGTTGCCGATCTTCGCGCCCAGACGGGTGCGGGAATGATGGATTGTAAAAAGGCCCTGGCCGAGACCGGGGGAAACCTGGAAGAGGCCGTTGATTATCTGCGCAAGAAAGGTCTTTCCGCCGCTGCCAAGAAGTCCGGCCGCGTGGCCGCGGAAGGAATGATCGCCGCCGCTGGAGAAGGAAATCGCGGCGTGATCGTTGAAGTCAATGCCGAGACCGATTTCGTGGCCAAAAATGACAAATTCCAGCAGTTCGCCGCCGGTGTGGCCCAGGCCATTCTCGATTCCGACGCCGCTGACGTGGAAGCCCTCAAAGAGGCGCCCTTTCCCGGGACCGGTCGCAACGTGGCCGAGGAACTGACCCACCAGATCGCCACGATCGGTGAAAATATGAACATCCGCCGCTTTGCCCGGTTTGAAATACCCTCCGGCGTGGTGGCCAGCTATATCCATGCCGGAGGAAAGATCGGTGTCCTGGTCGAGTTCGAAACCTCCAAGGCCGACGATGAGCGGGTTTCCTCGCTTGCCCGTCAGCTGGCCATGCATGTGGCAGCCGCCAATCCCCAATATCTCCAGCGGGAGGAGGTTCCCGCCGAGGTGGTGGATCGGGAGAAGGACATCATGCGGGTCAAGGCCAGGGAAAGCGGCAAGCCCGACAACATCATCGACAAGATCATCGACGGGCAGGTCAATAAGTTCTTCGGTGAGATCTGCCTTCTGGAGCAGGCCTTCGTGATCGACCCCGACCAGCGCGTCGGCAAGGTCGTGGATGCCCTGGGCAAAGAAGTGGCCGGGGAAGTCAAGCTGACCCGCTATGCCCGTTTCCAGCTTGGCGAGGGGCTGGAAAAGAAGGAAGACGATTTCGCCGCGGAAGTTGCGAGCCTCACCAAATAA
- a CDS encoding PaaI family thioesterase has translation MKPATLESGNAIAMLRTLDIRLVEIGEHHAVMEVEVGKKHLNYLGGAHGGLIATLIDTVCFFPRPFIPSGRLVTTSNLNVSFLRPAAPGDHLMARAEVLHRGRRTASLSVRVLDGESRLIAHGTVTLMVLQEPDAP, from the coding sequence ATGAAACCTGCGACCCTGGAGTCGGGGAACGCGATTGCCATGCTGCGGACCCTGGATATACGGCTTGTCGAAATCGGCGAACACCACGCCGTCATGGAGGTCGAGGTCGGAAAGAAGCACCTCAACTACCTTGGAGGCGCCCACGGCGGCCTGATCGCCACGCTGATCGATACGGTCTGTTTCTTCCCGCGCCCCTTTATTCCCTCCGGACGGCTGGTGACCACCTCCAACCTCAACGTCAGTTTCCTCCGTCCCGCCGCCCCCGGCGACCATCTCATGGCCCGTGCCGAGGTCCTCCATCGAGGACGGCGCACCGCCAGTCTCAGCGTCCGGGTGCTCGATGGCGAGAGTCGGCTGATTGCTCATGGGACCGTGACATTGATGGTGCTCCAGGAACCCGATGCCCCATAA
- the lptF gene encoding LPS export ABC transporter permease LptF: MSTTRIHRYFIKEIAVPTGLGLLIFTFVLLMGRILKLVEMVINKGVPFSETAKLFAYLLPAFLVITLPLALLLGILLGFGRLSTDSEIVALKSSGVSLYGMMKPVIALALLVCAATGVLTLFLEPAGNSAFRNQVFQIAMNRASVGIQPRVFNEEFDGLVLYANELDERRGVMEGVFISDERVGSTPSVILAQRGRVISQRDIQTLTMRLENGTIHRQPTGEGQSTYQIIAFDTYDINLNMGQQLPSAGNRRIKDSELTNAQILEARQKASSPAERKSYTVELHKRFILPLAPLVFALIGVPLGIQSHRSGRGGGFTLALVIFLIYYLLLSLAETLAIEGGLSPVPTLWLPTFLFMAGGAYLLHLAALERRLAWLDRLLEIPLRMKRRLGRKESPS, translated from the coding sequence ATGTCAACTACTCGGATCCATCGCTATTTTATAAAGGAAATCGCCGTCCCGACAGGGCTTGGGCTGCTGATTTTCACCTTTGTTCTTTTGATGGGACGCATCCTGAAGCTGGTGGAAATGGTCATCAACAAGGGTGTCCCCTTTTCCGAAACGGCGAAACTCTTTGCCTATCTCCTACCCGCCTTCCTGGTCATAACCCTTCCGCTTGCCCTTCTGTTGGGAATTCTGCTCGGATTCGGCCGCCTCTCCACGGACAGTGAAATCGTTGCCCTGAAATCCTCGGGCGTCAGCCTCTATGGAATGATGAAGCCGGTGATCGCACTTGCTCTGCTCGTCTGCGCGGCCACCGGGGTGCTCACCCTTTTCCTCGAACCCGCGGGGAATTCGGCGTTTCGCAATCAGGTTTTTCAGATTGCCATGAATAGGGCCAGCGTCGGCATACAGCCCCGGGTTTTCAATGAAGAGTTCGACGGGCTGGTCCTCTACGCCAATGAACTGGATGAAAGACGCGGAGTCATGGAAGGGGTGTTCATCTCCGATGAGCGGGTCGGAAGCACTCCTTCGGTCATCCTTGCTCAACGCGGAAGGGTAATTTCGCAACGCGATATACAGACCCTTACAATGCGCCTCGAAAACGGTACGATTCATCGACAGCCAACGGGTGAAGGTCAGAGCACGTATCAAATCATTGCTTTTGACACCTACGACATCAATCTTAATATGGGTCAGCAACTGCCATCGGCGGGAAACCGGCGCATCAAGGACAGCGAACTTACCAATGCGCAGATTCTGGAGGCACGGCAGAAAGCCTCTTCGCCCGCTGAACGCAAAAGCTATACCGTCGAGCTTCACAAGCGTTTCATCCTGCCCCTGGCGCCCCTGGTCTTCGCCCTGATCGGCGTCCCCCTCGGCATCCAGTCCCATCGTTCGGGACGCGGAGGGGGCTTTACCCTGGCCCTGGTCATCTTTCTCATTTACTACCTCCTGCTCTCACTGGCTGAGACCCTGGCGATCGAGGGCGGCCTTTCTCCCGTGCCCACGCTCTGGCTTCCCACCTTTCTCTTCATGGCCGGCGGAGCCTACCTGCTGCACCTCGCGGCCCTGGAAAGACGTCTGGCATGGCTGGATCGTCTCCTTGAAATCCCCTTGCGCATGAAACGCCGGCTTGGACGAAAGGAATCGCCGTCGTGA
- the rpsB gene encoding 30S ribosomal protein S2 has product MAQITMKQLLEAGVHFGHQTKRWNPKMKPYIFGARNGIYIIDLQKTVRYFKSAYSFIKETVEKGDKVLFVGTKKQAQDSITEEAARAGQFYVNSRWLGGMLTNFSTIKGSIDRLKKIEAMAEDGTYQLITKKEALQLDREKAKLEKSLGGIKSMNKLPGAIFIIDPKKETIAVKEARKLGIPVVAVVDTNCDPDDIDYIIPGNDDAIRAIRLFAARMADACLEGVESREAALRSESEGGETAAAEEAAEVPAEPVAEKPVAEA; this is encoded by the coding sequence ATGGCACAGATCACCATGAAGCAGCTTCTTGAGGCCGGTGTCCATTTCGGGCATCAGACCAAGCGCTGGAACCCCAAGATGAAGCCCTATATTTTCGGGGCGCGCAACGGCATCTACATTATCGACCTGCAGAAGACCGTTCGCTATTTCAAATCGGCGTACAGCTTCATCAAGGAAACCGTTGAGAAGGGCGACAAGGTTCTTTTCGTCGGAACCAAGAAGCAGGCCCAGGACTCCATTACTGAAGAAGCGGCCCGCGCGGGTCAGTTCTATGTCAACAGCCGGTGGCTGGGGGGAATGCTCACCAACTTCAGCACCATCAAAGGAAGCATCGATCGTCTGAAAAAGATCGAAGCCATGGCCGAAGACGGCACGTACCAGTTGATCACCAAAAAAGAAGCTCTTCAACTGGATCGCGAAAAAGCCAAGCTTGAGAAGAGTCTTGGCGGCATCAAATCGATGAACAAACTTCCCGGCGCCATCTTCATTATTGATCCCAAAAAGGAAACCATTGCCGTCAAGGAAGCCCGCAAACTCGGCATTCCCGTCGTGGCGGTTGTCGATACCAACTGTGATCCTGACGACATCGACTATATTATTCCCGGCAATGACGACGCAATCCGTGCCATTCGTCTCTTCGCCGCCCGTATGGCCGATGCGTGCCTTGAGGGCGTAGAGTCTCGGGAAGCCGCCCTGCGTTCTGAATCGGAAGGCGGCGAAACCGCTGCCGCCGAGGAAGCCGCGGAGGTTCCGGCCGAACCCGTTGCCGAAAAACCCGTCGCTGAAGCTTAA
- the ahcY gene encoding adenosylhomocysteinase, protein MNDFKVKDLSLAKLGRKEIELAEVEMPGLMALREEFGARQPLKGARITGSLHMTIQTAVLIETLTTLGAEVRWASCNIFSTQDQAAAAVAVGKDGTPQDPKGVPVFAWKGETLAEYWWCTEQALTWPEGKLPNMILDDGGDATMMVLEGAKWQKDGVPAVTEDDPEDLIELVRCLKDSISAGRNDWTAIRDSIKGVTEETTTGVHRLYQLQRAGQLPFAAMNVNDSVTKSKFDNVYGCRHSLVDGIMRATDVMLSGKVAVVCGYGDVGKGCCQSLRGQGARVIVTEIDPICALQALMEGYEVKTLEDVVEEGDIFITTTGNKDVIRVEHMTRMKHHAIVGNIGHFDNEIEIAALAKVAGIRKINIKNPQEHGNQVDQWIFPDGHAIIVLAEGRLLNLGCATGHPSFVMSNSFSNQVIAQIELFNNSGEYDKAVYVLPKHLDEKVARLHLDKLGAKLTVLRQDQAEYLGVPVEGPFKSDHYRY, encoded by the coding sequence ATGAACGACTTTAAAGTGAAAGATCTTTCCCTTGCCAAGCTGGGACGGAAGGAAATCGAGCTGGCCGAGGTGGAAATGCCGGGCCTGATGGCGCTGCGCGAGGAATTCGGAGCCCGTCAGCCCCTCAAGGGAGCACGGATCACCGGTTCCCTGCACATGACCATCCAGACGGCGGTGCTGATTGAAACTCTGACCACGCTTGGCGCCGAGGTCCGGTGGGCCTCCTGCAACATCTTTTCGACCCAGGACCAGGCGGCAGCCGCCGTCGCCGTCGGCAAGGACGGTACGCCGCAGGACCCCAAAGGGGTGCCGGTATTCGCCTGGAAGGGGGAGACGCTGGCCGAATACTGGTGGTGCACCGAGCAGGCTCTCACGTGGCCGGAGGGTAAACTCCCCAACATGATCCTCGACGACGGCGGCGATGCGACCATGATGGTTCTCGAGGGGGCGAAATGGCAGAAGGACGGGGTTCCTGCAGTCACCGAGGATGACCCCGAGGATTTGATCGAACTGGTCAGGTGTCTGAAGGACTCCATTTCGGCCGGGCGCAATGACTGGACAGCCATCCGCGACTCCATCAAGGGGGTCACCGAGGAGACGACCACGGGGGTGCATCGCCTCTATCAACTGCAGAGGGCGGGACAACTGCCTTTTGCGGCCATGAACGTCAACGATTCGGTAACCAAGAGCAAGTTCGACAATGTTTACGGATGTCGTCACAGCCTGGTCGACGGAATCATGCGTGCCACGGATGTCATGCTCTCCGGAAAGGTCGCGGTGGTCTGCGGATACGGCGATGTCGGCAAAGGATGCTGTCAGTCCCTGCGCGGCCAGGGAGCCCGGGTCATCGTCACGGAAATCGACCCGATCTGCGCCCTGCAGGCGTTGATGGAGGGATATGAGGTCAAGACTCTCGAGGATGTGGTCGAGGAAGGAGACATCTTCATCACCACCACCGGGAACAAGGACGTCATCCGGGTGGAACATATGACCAGGATGAAGCACCATGCCATCGTCGGCAATATCGGGCACTTCGACAATGAAATCGAAATAGCCGCACTCGCAAAGGTGGCGGGGATCAGGAAGATCAACATCAAGAACCCCCAGGAGCACGGCAACCAGGTCGATCAGTGGATCTTTCCCGACGGCCACGCCATCATCGTTCTGGCCGAAGGACGCCTGCTCAATCTCGGCTGCGCCACCGGTCACCCATCTTTCGTCATGTCGAACAGTTTCAGCAATCAGGTCATCGCCCAGATTGAGCTGTTCAACAACTCCGGAGAATATGACAAGGCCGTCTATGTCCTGCCCAAGCACCTTGACGAGAAGGTGGCCCGCCTCCATCTCGACAAACTAGGAGCGAAGCTGACCGTGTTGCGCCAGGATCAGGCCGAGTACCTGGGAGTGCCGGTCGAGGGCCCCTTCAAGTCGGATCATTACCGCTATTGA
- a CDS encoding IPT/TIG domain-containing protein has translation MRKQRLIRALKDLVILVILTLPTTLPALEITSVSPSRVSPGESVRVSGGPFTRGTQVVLGNQVIEPAGLSERSLIFTVPALEEGEYSLQVQDEGETSPQTFVLGITAADPWIDSLSPANIDSCVPLGDKEVTVQGRHFQPGATLLLDGKTIVSSQSGSETISFTPPHLSSGVYGIQVANPNGGRSIPHSLYVNDIPEINNVYTGEEFVNYYQLVIEGKNFFFNSTLLINEYPVGVSDRPPEQRVIRSQSATSDPNKLPSPSQSDNVRFVDCGTLIYNRYPYSTQPKPVSLKIINPDGKTSSTWDLSIP, from the coding sequence ATGAGAAAACAGCGTCTCATCCGGGCCCTTAAGGACCTGGTCATCCTCGTCATCCTGACTCTCCCCACCACTCTCCCGGCCCTGGAAATAACCTCGGTTTCTCCGAGTCGTGTTTCTCCCGGCGAGTCCGTTAGGGTTTCCGGCGGTCCATTCACCCGGGGAACACAGGTGGTTCTGGGGAATCAGGTCATCGAACCGGCAGGATTGTCGGAGAGAAGTCTGATCTTCACCGTACCGGCGCTGGAGGAAGGTGAATATTCGCTCCAGGTGCAGGATGAGGGGGAGACCTCGCCTCAGACCTTCGTCCTCGGGATTACCGCCGCGGATCCCTGGATCGACTCGTTGAGTCCAGCCAACATCGATTCCTGCGTCCCCTTGGGCGACAAGGAGGTGACTGTGCAGGGACGCCACTTTCAGCCCGGCGCGACCCTCCTTCTGGATGGAAAAACGATCGTCTCCTCACAATCGGGTTCGGAGACCATTTCATTTACCCCTCCCCATCTATCCTCGGGAGTCTACGGCATCCAGGTGGCCAACCCGAACGGAGGCAGATCGATCCCCCATTCGCTCTATGTGAATGACATCCCCGAAATCAATAACGTCTATACGGGGGAGGAATTCGTCAATTACTACCAGCTGGTGATCGAGGGCAAAAATTTTTTCTTCAACTCGACACTTCTTATTAACGAATATCCCGTGGGAGTTTCAGACCGGCCACCTGAGCAGCGGGTCATCAGAAGCCAGAGCGCCACCAGCGATCCCAACAAACTGCCGAGCCCCAGCCAGTCCGACAACGTCCGATTCGTCGATTGCGGCACCCTCATTTACAACCGTTATCCCTACAGCACCCAGCCGAAACCCGTTTCCCTGAAGATCATTAATCCGGACGGGAAAACGTCCTCCACCTGGGATCTCTCCATTCCCTGA